In Bacilli bacterium, the following are encoded in one genomic region:
- a CDS encoding YheC/YheD family protein, translating into MARPTLGVMTVYYDSEKRIEEKNYFRKLIMLGNKIGLDVFVFAPEDVARTGQKISALHYDAKTNSWYRKPVDFPMAIYDRCRQIRSSRFHQLRQFRRDYPNMLYLNRPLSNKWNIHLILSRNEKIRPHLPESAIYQSAVDLQRMLEKHGIVYLKPINGTGGRGILRISKVAGNRYLVSGRTVSRRIFKPFLTNGNRLAAKLRPWNLPNRYLVQQGLDLKLENGRVHDYRMLIQKNGQGEWEVTGCAGRIGPAGSVTSNLHGGGKAVTMAHLLRLWGFRSDRAARIRQSAETLAFQVARHLEERFGQLCELALDLAIDHKGHVWLLEVNQKPSREVFNLAGEKETYRKAILRPLEYARWLIAKKQAEKMAQ; encoded by the coding sequence TTGGCCCGCCCCACGCTTGGAGTGATGACTGTCTATTACGATTCGGAAAAGCGCATCGAAGAAAAAAATTATTTTCGCAAATTAATCATGCTGGGCAATAAAATCGGGTTGGATGTTTTTGTCTTTGCTCCTGAAGACGTTGCACGCACCGGGCAAAAAATTTCCGCTCTGCATTACGATGCCAAAACGAACAGCTGGTACAGAAAACCGGTTGATTTCCCGATGGCGATTTATGATCGCTGCCGGCAAATCAGAAGTTCCCGCTTCCATCAACTCCGGCAGTTCCGCAGAGATTACCCGAATATGCTTTACTTGAATCGTCCCTTGTCCAACAAATGGAACATTCATCTTATTTTATCGCGCAACGAAAAAATCCGGCCGCATCTTCCCGAATCCGCCATTTATCAATCCGCCGTCGATTTGCAACGAATGCTGGAAAAACACGGTATTGTCTACTTGAAACCGATTAACGGCACCGGCGGGAGAGGAATTCTCAGAATCAGCAAAGTTGCCGGCAACCGCTATCTTGTCAGCGGGCGCACGGTTTCCCGCCGCATTTTCAAGCCGTTTCTGACAAACGGCAACCGGTTGGCCGCAAAGTTAAGGCCATGGAATTTGCCGAACCGTTATCTCGTGCAGCAAGGCCTTGATTTAAAGCTTGAAAACGGCCGGGTGCACGATTATCGGATGCTGATTCAAAAAAACGGCCAGGGCGAATGGGAGGTAACAGGCTGCGCGGGCAGAATCGGGCCGGCAGGCAGCGTTACTTCCAACCTGCATGGCGGCGGCAAAGCGGTTACGATGGCGCATTTGCTGCGGTTATGGGGGTTTCGTTCAGACAGGGCGGCGCGGATTAGGCAATCCGCCGAGACGTTGGCGTTTCAAGTGGCGCGCCATTTGGAAGAACGTTTCGGCCAATTATGCGAATTGGCGCTTGATTTGGCGATTGACCATAAAGGACACGTCTGGCTCCTGGAGGTCAATCAAAAGCCTTCCCGCGAAGTTTTCAATCTGGCCGGCGAAAAGGAAACTTATCGGAAAGCGATTTTGCGCCCCCTGGAATATGCGCGATGGCTGATTGCCAAAAAACAGGCGGAGAAGATGGCGCAATAA
- a CDS encoding spore coat protein CotJB, which produces MATVKDVKCDETYYKMLQQLQEADFVLVELNLYLDTHPQDAQALQQYNHFAQIREQLAREFTARFGPLQHFGRDLSRFPFAWPEPPWPWQV; this is translated from the coding sequence ATGGCAACGGTGAAGGATGTGAAATGTGACGAAACGTATTACAAAATGCTGCAGCAATTACAGGAAGCGGATTTCGTTTTGGTGGAATTGAACTTATATTTGGATACGCATCCGCAAGATGCGCAAGCGCTGCAGCAATATAATCATTTCGCCCAGATCCGCGAGCAGTTGGCCCGGGAATTTACCGCACGATTCGGTCCGCTGCAGCATTTCGGGCGCGACTTATCCCGCTTTCCCTTTGCCTGGCCGGAGCCGCCGTGGCCTTGGCAGGTTTGA
- a CDS encoding SUF system NifU family Fe-S cluster assembly protein, with protein sequence MQLDDLYRRVIMDHYKSPRNRGRFEDEAVSVDLHNPTCGDKISLQMKLEDGIVKDARFVGDGCSISMASASMMTEAVKGKKADEALKMAESFSGFMKGEETEFEYEDIEALAGVSKFPARIKCAMLAWNALKKGIESANDGK encoded by the coding sequence ATGCAATTGGATGATTTGTACAGAAGAGTCATTATGGATCACTATAAATCGCCGCGCAATCGCGGGCGGTTTGAAGATGAAGCGGTATCGGTCGATCTGCATAATCCGACTTGCGGCGATAAAATTTCGCTGCAGATGAAGCTGGAAGACGGCATTGTCAAAGATGCCAGGTTCGTTGGCGACGGTTGCTCGATCAGCATGGCATCCGCATCCATGATGACCGAAGCGGTCAAAGGCAAAAAAGCCGATGAGGCACTGAAAATGGCGGAAAGTTTCTCCGGTTTTATGAAAGGTGAAGAAACCGAGTTTGAATATGAGGATATCGAGGCGCTGGCCGGTGTCAGCAAATTTCCGGCACGCATCAAATGCGCGATGCTGGCCTGGAACGCGTTAAAAAAAGGCATCGAATCAGCCAACGACGGAAAATAA
- a CDS encoding HAD hydrolase-like protein, with protein sequence MTTKMARPEALIFDMDGTLFKSESIFVEAFHLAMNDLRKEGLYAGENPSEKVLLGSLGLLLDDIWNRVLPKSTKAARERLNDLVLDYQIENLKAGKGELYPRVRETLERLRNSGMQLFVASNGLELYVKKVAEHTDIAHLFTGLYSAGEYQTASKNDLVKLLLDTHRVSSAWMVGDRLSDVAAGKANGLTVIGCDYAGYGHDHELAEADAVITAFAQLPELIAAE encoded by the coding sequence ATGACCACAAAAATGGCCCGGCCCGAAGCGCTGATCTTCGACATGGACGGCACTTTGTTCAAATCGGAATCGATTTTTGTCGAAGCATTCCATCTGGCGATGAACGATTTGCGCAAAGAAGGGCTGTACGCGGGTGAAAATCCATCCGAAAAAGTCTTGTTGGGATCGTTGGGTTTGCTGCTAGATGATATTTGGAATCGTGTACTTCCGAAATCCACAAAGGCAGCAAGAGAACGATTGAACGATCTGGTGTTGGATTATCAAATAGAAAACCTGAAGGCCGGCAAGGGCGAATTGTACCCTCGCGTCCGCGAAACGCTGGAGCGGCTAAGAAACAGCGGAATGCAACTATTTGTCGCCAGCAACGGGCTGGAGCTTTACGTAAAAAAAGTTGCGGAGCACACGGATATTGCCCATTTGTTTACCGGACTTTACAGCGCCGGGGAATATCAAACGGCCAGCAAAAACGATCTGGTAAAGCTTTTGTTGGACACGCACCGTGTTTCGTCCGCGTGGATGGTGGGCGACCGTTTATCCGACGTGGCGGCCGGCAAAGCAAACGGGCTAACCGTGATCGGCTGCGATTATGCCGGGTATGGCCACGATCACGAATTGGCGGAGGCGGACGCGGTCATTACGGCATTCGCGCAACTGCCGGAGTTGATTGCCGCGGAGTAA
- a CDS encoding spore coat associated protein CotJA — protein MLHVQQPFSQERVYYPFIGPFDPCPPIREKSYVVPPNQFVVYQPAGLPQFSPAEALRSGTLWPLFFSPYAGKK, from the coding sequence GTGTTGCATGTACAGCAGCCTTTTTCCCAAGAGCGGGTTTATTATCCGTTTATCGGGCCGTTTGATCCGTGTCCGCCCATCCGGGAGAAATCCTATGTAGTTCCGCCCAATCAATTTGTCGTCTACCAGCCTGCGGGACTGCCGCAGTTTTCGCCTGCGGAAGCGTTGCGGAGCGGAACGTTATGGCCGCTTTTCTTCAGCCCCTATGCCGGCAAAAAATAA
- the ytvI gene encoding sporulation integral membrane protein YtvI, protein MSGKTLILIALGLGFLYGLFTIGFPFLLAIVIAIFLEPFNVLLIKYARMNRMVASTIVCTVFSVLLSLVIYWLGLKIISEIINYLGKAPDYLTGVNDLIQEGLKKTQLFYETLPSDTAAQLQNGAETGMSALLNSLKDLASTLYQSLFNFAKTIPDLFIFYIVFIAALYMFSYSLDTLKGSFLNFFEEKSQAQVAEVLQNLRNSIFGFIRAQLIISMLTYIVTLVGLLILHVNFAMAIALLIVVVDILPILGTGSVLVPWSIYCFMTGDNFLGIGVIILYLFITVFRRMVEPKILGDAVGIGALPTLISLYIGFKLVGVVGLFLGPIVVIIYQAMQRVGLLNIKIKIE, encoded by the coding sequence TTGTCAGGGAAAACGCTCATATTGATCGCCTTGGGGTTAGGCTTTTTATACGGATTGTTCACGATCGGTTTTCCGTTTCTGCTGGCGATAGTGATCGCCATCTTTCTGGAGCCGTTTAACGTGCTGTTGATCAAATATGCCAGAATGAACCGGATGGTCGCCTCGACGATCGTTTGCACCGTCTTTTCGGTATTGCTGTCGCTCGTAATTTATTGGCTGGGGCTAAAGATCATTTCCGAAATTATCAATTATTTGGGAAAAGCGCCCGATTATTTGACCGGGGTCAACGATCTCATTCAGGAAGGGTTAAAAAAGACGCAGCTGTTTTATGAAACGCTGCCTTCCGATACGGCGGCACAACTGCAAAACGGCGCGGAAACCGGCATGAGCGCGCTGCTCAATTCGCTGAAAGATCTGGCGAGCACCTTGTACCAGTCGCTGTTCAATTTTGCGAAGACGATACCCGATCTGTTTATTTTCTACATTGTATTTATAGCGGCATTATATATGTTCAGCTATAGCCTGGATACGTTGAAAGGGTCGTTCCTAAACTTTTTTGAGGAAAAATCGCAAGCCCAGGTGGCCGAAGTGCTGCAGAATTTGCGCAATTCGATTTTCGGATTTATCCGCGCGCAATTGATCATCAGCATGCTGACTTATATCGTGACGCTGGTCGGTTTATTGATTTTGCATGTGAATTTCGCCATGGCCATCGCGCTTCTGATTGTCGTCGTGGATATTCTGCCGATTTTGGGAACCGGGTCGGTGCTTGTGCCGTGGTCGATTTACTGCTTTATGACGGGCGACAATTTTTTGGGAATCGGCGTCATTATCCTGTATTTGTTCATTACCGTCTTTCGCCGCATGGTGGAGCCGAAGATATTGGGCGATGCGGTCGGTATCGGCGCCCTGCCGACTTTGATCAGTTTATACATCGGCTTTAAACTGGTTGGCGTCGTCGGGCTGTTTCTCGGTCCGATAGTCGTCATCATTTATCAGGCGATGCAACGCGTCGGGCTGTTGAATATCAAGATCAAAATTGAATGA
- the sufB gene encoding Fe-S cluster assembly protein SufB → MAQEMLDLGEYKYGFRDEHKAIFQSGKGLTADIVREISRMKGEPDWMLDFRMRAFEHFIKRPLPRWGGNLDDLNFDELQYYVKPVEKTQKSWEEVPADIKETFDKLGIPEAEQKYLAGVTAQYESEVVYHNIQKDLQDQGVVFMGTDAGLKARPDLFKEYFGTVISLADNKFAALNSAVWSGGSFIYVPPGVKVDIPLQAYFRINSENMGQFERTLIIADEGSFVHYVEGCTAPIYSTASLHSAVVEIIVKKNARVRYTTIQNWASNIYNLVTKRALVEENGNMEWVDGNIGSRLTMKYPGCVLKGRGAKGSVLSIAVAGEGQNQDTGAKMVHLAPDTTSTIISKSISKNGGNVTYRGLTSFGRNSGGSKSNVQCDTLIMDTKSTSDTVPYNEVKNDNVTLEHEATVSKVSEDQLFYLMSRGLTKEEATQMIVMGFIEPFTKELPMEYAVEMNRLIKLEMEGSIG, encoded by the coding sequence ATGGCGCAAGAAATGCTCGATTTGGGAGAGTACAAATATGGGTTTCGCGATGAGCATAAAGCGATATTTCAAAGCGGCAAAGGCCTGACCGCCGATATCGTCAGGGAAATTTCCCGGATGAAGGGCGAACCGGACTGGATGCTGGATTTCCGCATGCGGGCATTTGAACATTTTATAAAACGCCCGTTGCCGCGGTGGGGCGGAAATCTGGACGATTTGAATTTTGATGAACTGCAGTATTATGTAAAACCCGTGGAAAAAACGCAAAAATCGTGGGAAGAAGTGCCCGCCGACATCAAAGAAACCTTTGACAAATTAGGCATACCGGAAGCCGAACAAAAGTATTTGGCCGGCGTTACCGCGCAATACGAGTCGGAGGTCGTTTATCACAATATTCAAAAAGATCTGCAGGATCAAGGCGTTGTCTTTATGGGAACGGACGCCGGATTGAAGGCGCGCCCGGATCTTTTTAAAGAATATTTCGGCACGGTCATCTCGCTCGCCGACAACAAATTCGCCGCTTTAAACAGCGCGGTTTGGTCGGGCGGCAGCTTCATTTATGTCCCTCCTGGCGTCAAGGTGGACATTCCGCTGCAGGCGTATTTCCGCATCAATTCGGAAAACATGGGACAATTTGAGCGCACTTTGATCATTGCCGATGAAGGCAGCTTCGTCCACTATGTCGAAGGTTGCACCGCGCCGATCTACAGTACGGCTTCCCTGCACAGCGCGGTCGTGGAAATTATCGTCAAGAAAAATGCGCGTGTGCGTTATACGACGATCCAGAACTGGGCAAGCAATATTTACAATCTGGTTACCAAACGGGCGCTTGTCGAAGAAAACGGAAATATGGAGTGGGTTGACGGCAATATCGGCTCCAGACTCACCATGAAGTATCCTGGTTGCGTGTTGAAAGGCCGGGGGGCGAAAGGTTCCGTTCTGTCGATCGCTGTTGCGGGTGAAGGACAAAATCAGGATACCGGCGCCAAAATGGTTCATCTCGCGCCGGATACGACGTCGACGATCATCTCGAAGTCCATCAGCAAAAACGGCGGCAACGTCACGTATCGCGGGCTCACTTCCTTCGGCCGCAATTCCGGCGGCTCCAAATCCAACGTCCAATGCGATACGCTGATTATGGACACGAAGTCCACTTCGGATACGGTGCCGTATAACGAAGTGAAAAACGATAATGTCACGCTGGAGCATGAAGCAACCGTATCGAAAGTTTCGGAAGACCAATTGTTCTATCTCATGAGCAGGGGTTTGACGAAAGAAGAAGCAACCCAGATGATCGTGATGGGCTTTATCGAGCCGTTCACCAAAGAACTGCCGATGGAATACGCGGTGGAAATGAACCGCTTGATCAAACTCGAAATGGAAGGCAGCATCGGGTAA
- a CDS encoding C40 family peptidase: protein MANAFHSRMIRIFLALALSLALAVTLFGCGNMNRGGQTQSAEKSKQVKTENINDRTVIPFVQRGGAQLISMRDLVIALQLRAKMDDTGNVYLIGDHDPAIEIPLKTKVAKVGEYPVTLSQAAVMIDGVPHLTVQDTEKLFSDMIRSKKTKNGLEITRTKDEIIPQDDPDFFRDDPADPAARTSAFLPATATAALANVDMNRVISTAKRYLGVKYDFGAKPYPQSGTFDCSSFTRYIFGKFGVQLPRTARAQSREGVWVSRQALWKGDLLFFYVPGRFKSNRVAGHVGIYMGKGKMIHSSPKPKDGVQISNINKPYWKKVFLTAKRVAY from the coding sequence ATGGCAAACGCATTTCATTCGCGGATGATCCGCATCTTTTTAGCGCTGGCGTTGTCTTTGGCCCTGGCCGTTACACTGTTTGGTTGCGGCAACATGAATCGCGGCGGGCAAACGCAATCGGCGGAAAAAAGCAAACAGGTAAAAACAGAAAATATAAACGACCGCACCGTTATACCGTTTGTTCAACGTGGCGGCGCACAACTGATTTCCATGCGCGATTTGGTAATCGCATTGCAATTGCGCGCCAAAATGGACGATACCGGCAATGTTTATCTGATCGGCGATCACGACCCTGCGATTGAAATTCCCCTGAAAACCAAAGTGGCCAAAGTAGGCGAATATCCGGTAACGCTCTCGCAAGCCGCTGTGATGATTGATGGCGTTCCCCACCTGACTGTTCAAGACACGGAAAAACTGTTTTCCGATATGATTCGGTCGAAAAAAACAAAAAACGGGTTAGAAATAACCCGCACGAAAGACGAGATAATACCGCAGGACGATCCGGATTTTTTCCGAGACGATCCGGCCGATCCGGCTGCGCGGACAAGTGCTTTCCTCCCCGCAACGGCAACAGCGGCGCTCGCCAATGTCGATATGAATCGGGTCATTTCCACGGCAAAGCGCTATCTTGGCGTAAAATATGATTTCGGGGCGAAACCGTACCCGCAATCCGGCACATTTGATTGCTCGTCGTTTACGCGATACATTTTCGGAAAATTCGGCGTTCAACTGCCGCGCACGGCCCGGGCGCAAAGCCGAGAAGGTGTTTGGGTTAGCCGGCAAGCGCTGTGGAAAGGCGATCTTTTATTCTTCTATGTTCCCGGAAGGTTCAAGTCCAATCGGGTCGCGGGCCATGTGGGCATCTATATGGGCAAAGGGAAAATGATCCACTCTTCGCCGAAGCCGAAAGACGGCGTCCAGATCAGCAATATCAACAAGCCGTATTGGAAAAAAGTATTTTTAACCGCGAAGCGGGTCGCTTATTGA
- a CDS encoding undecaprenyl-diphosphate phosphatase — translation MGALWIAVVIGIVEGLTEFLPVSSTGHMILVGHMIGFYGDKSEVFEIVIQLGAILAVAVLYWRRIVDLFASVVGKKRHAPGIPRLNLLHVIIAIVPVMGLAYLFQDFIKGALFSPETVLIGLVLGGIFMIVAEKKKTAAQTETMDQLTYRQAFLIGLSQILSLWPGFSRSGSTIAGGMLAGASRAVSADFTFLIAIPVMTVATGYELLKNIHAMSMHDFGFFAVGFIVSFIFALLAVASFIRVVQRLSLVYFSYYRFVLAAVVLVYYFVVGF, via the coding sequence TTGGGAGCGCTGTGGATTGCGGTTGTGATCGGCATTGTGGAAGGGTTGACCGAATTTTTGCCTGTTTCGTCCACCGGACACATGATTTTGGTTGGCCACATGATCGGCTTTTATGGAGACAAGTCGGAAGTTTTTGAAATTGTCATTCAATTAGGAGCCATATTGGCGGTCGCCGTGCTGTATTGGCGCAGGATTGTCGATCTGTTCGCCTCGGTTGTCGGCAAAAAACGTCATGCGCCCGGAATCCCCAGGTTGAATCTCCTGCATGTGATCATTGCCATCGTTCCGGTGATGGGGCTCGCTTATTTGTTCCAGGATTTCATCAAAGGCGCGCTGTTTTCGCCGGAAACCGTTTTGATCGGGCTCGTGCTGGGCGGCATTTTTATGATCGTTGCGGAAAAGAAAAAGACGGCGGCTCAAACGGAAACGATGGATCAACTTACATACCGGCAAGCGTTTCTCATTGGGCTGTCGCAGATTTTATCGCTCTGGCCGGGATTTTCCCGTTCCGGTTCGACGATTGCGGGAGGCATGCTGGCCGGCGCCAGCCGCGCTGTTTCAGCGGATTTCACTTTTTTGATCGCAATCCCGGTAATGACCGTGGCGACCGGCTATGAATTGCTGAAAAATATTCATGCGATGTCCATGCACGATTTTGGTTTCTTTGCCGTTGGTTTTATCGTTTCCTTCATTTTCGCGTTGCTTGCGGTTGCGTCTTTTATCCGCGTTGTGCAAAGGCTTTCTCTGGTTTATTTTTCCTATTACCGGTTTGTTTTGGCGGCTGTTGTGCTTGTCTATTACTTTGTCGTAGGGTTTTAA
- a CDS encoding HD-GYP domain-containing protein, with the protein MRVHISEVRTGDRLKQNVFNKYGLHVLSCDKVLDEDDIVKLQRHNIDFVEIMHRAHRGSDQQKNAKVTNIVENILPNYDFAIDKMEQLFRRALEEGKIDEKEADSAFAPLVQSFRKESDVVSLLLTLQGADEYTLHHSVQVGMISYYLAKWLGYREQEALLIGKSGYLHDIGKAFIDPKIIQKPTKLSAQEFAAVKDHTILGYDIIKVSGLPEPVALVALEHHERLDGKGYPKGLNGSEMHPYSKIVAVADVYSAMISSRSYRKKKDLLLVLKELHKLSFTELDPQVTQTFIRHMIPNFIGKKVALKNGATGVIILTNPSDFFRPLIQIGDEFIDLSKNLQLEIETVYL; encoded by the coding sequence GTGCGAGTTCATATATCGGAAGTTCGGACCGGAGATCGGTTAAAGCAAAATGTTTTCAACAAATACGGACTGCATGTGCTGTCTTGCGACAAAGTGCTTGATGAGGACGACATTGTCAAACTTCAGCGTCACAATATAGACTTTGTGGAAATTATGCATCGGGCACACCGCGGAAGCGATCAGCAAAAAAACGCCAAGGTCACGAATATAGTCGAAAATATTTTGCCTAATTACGATTTTGCGATTGATAAAATGGAACAATTATTTCGCCGCGCCTTGGAGGAAGGAAAAATCGACGAAAAGGAAGCTGACAGCGCTTTCGCGCCGCTGGTCCAAAGCTTCCGGAAAGAGTCGGACGTCGTATCGCTCTTGTTGACGCTCCAGGGAGCGGATGAATATACTCTGCATCATTCCGTACAAGTGGGCATGATTTCCTATTATTTGGCAAAATGGCTTGGATATAGAGAACAGGAAGCGTTGCTGATTGGAAAAAGCGGCTACCTGCATGATATCGGGAAAGCCTTTATCGACCCGAAAATTATTCAAAAACCGACAAAACTTTCGGCGCAGGAATTTGCCGCGGTGAAAGACCATACCATTTTGGGCTACGATATTATCAAGGTTTCCGGATTGCCGGAACCTGTCGCTTTGGTCGCTTTGGAGCATCATGAGCGGCTTGACGGCAAAGGCTACCCGAAAGGGCTGAACGGCAGCGAGATGCACCCTTATTCCAAAATCGTCGCTGTCGCGGACGTCTACAGCGCAATGATTTCTTCCCGCAGTTACCGAAAGAAGAAGGATTTGCTGCTTGTGCTGAAAGAACTGCACAAATTAAGCTTTACGGAACTGGATCCGCAAGTCACCCAGACCTTCATCAGACATATGATACCGAATTTTATCGGCAAAAAGGTTGCGTTAAAAAATGGCGCGACCGGTGTCATTATTTTGACGAATCCGTCCGATTTCTTCCGGCCGCTCATTCAGATCGGCGACGAATTTATCGACTTGTCGAAAAATTTGCAATTGGAAATTGAAACTGTTTATCTATGA
- a CDS encoding GNAT family N-acetyltransferase, translating to MRFSRVTPEKLEKYRLPFIRFAAQHGEKRITDSAIAWLKTVQPEQLADKGSEMIAASIGGKLAAISCVAHYGNEAAFYVVHPAYRRRGIGKRLLSLHLSRLGRYRCAVAADNQPSLRLCQSCGLKPVWQYNNSRGKRIIVLEGESVWPAPRLE from the coding sequence GCGTAACCCCGGAAAAGTTGGAAAAATATCGGCTGCCGTTCATCCGGTTTGCCGCCCAGCACGGCGAAAAGCGCATTACCGACAGCGCAATCGCCTGGTTAAAAACCGTTCAACCCGAACAATTGGCGGATAAAGGCAGCGAGATGATCGCGGCATCAATCGGCGGAAAACTGGCGGCCATAAGCTGCGTCGCGCATTATGGCAACGAGGCCGCATTCTATGTCGTGCACCCCGCTTATCGCCGCCGCGGCATCGGCAAGCGTTTGCTCAGCTTGCATCTCTCCCGCCTTGGGCGCTACCGTTGCGCGGTGGCCGCCGACAATCAGCCAAGCCTGCGCCTGTGCCAAAGCTGCGGCCTGAAACCGGTTTGGCAGTACAATAACAGTCGCGGAAAAAGAATTATCGTATTGGAGGGTGAATCCGTTTGGCCCGCCCCACGCTTGGAGTGA
- a CDS encoding SUMF1/EgtB/PvdO family nonheme iron enzyme: MGEWKNRSFGWCADWFSPTYDRESPKDNPKGPPTGTMRVVRGGSFLCTKAYCNRFKVSARNHNTPDSAGSNGGFRCVADV; the protein is encoded by the coding sequence ATCGGAGAATGGAAGAATAGAAGCTTTGGATGGTGCGCGGATTGGTTCAGCCCTACTTACGATCGGGAAAGCCCGAAGGATAATCCGAAAGGTCCGCCCACCGGCACGATGCGTGTGGTCCGCGGCGGCTCATTCCTCTGCACAAAAGCGTATTGCAATCGTTTCAAGGTATCCGCGCGAAACCACAATACGCCCGATTCGGCCGGAAGCAACGGCGGATTCCGTTGTGTCGCTGACGTTTGA
- a CDS encoding manganese catalase family protein → MWIYEKKLQYPVRVSKCDVRMAKYLIEQYGGADGELAAALRYLNQRYTIPDKVIGLLTDIGTEEFAHLEMIATMVYKLTKDASVEQLKEAGLGEHYANHDRALFYHNAAGVPWTATYIQAKGDPIADLYEDIAAEEKARATYQWLIDLTDDTEIQDSLRFLREREIIHAQRFREAVEMLKEDRETKKVF, encoded by the coding sequence ATGTGGATTTATGAAAAGAAATTGCAGTACCCTGTGCGCGTAAGCAAATGCGATGTGCGCATGGCCAAATATCTGATCGAGCAATACGGCGGCGCCGACGGTGAATTGGCGGCGGCGCTCAGATACTTGAACCAGCGCTATACGATTCCGGATAAAGTGATCGGTTTGTTGACGGATATCGGCACGGAAGAATTTGCGCATCTCGAGATGATTGCCACCATGGTCTACAAGTTGACCAAGGACGCCAGCGTGGAGCAACTGAAGGAGGCCGGGCTGGGAGAACATTACGCCAACCACGACCGGGCGCTGTTTTATCATAACGCCGCCGGTGTGCCCTGGACCGCAACCTACATTCAGGCAAAAGGCGATCCGATCGCCGATTTGTACGAGGATATAGCCGCTGAGGAGAAAGCAAGAGCCACTTACCAATGGCTGATCGACCTGACGGATGATACCGAGATCCAGGACAGCCTGCGGTTTTTGCGCGAGCGCGAAATCATCCACGCGCAACGTTTCCGCGAAGCGGTGGAGATGCTGAAAGAAGACCGGGAGACGAAAAAAGTATTTTAG